A single region of the Streptomyces sp. NBC_00425 genome encodes:
- a CDS encoding thioesterase II family protein — MSGLRTLTLVCFPHAGGGLGRYRSWREDLPDDVEVVLPDLPGREGRLFDEPLPDVASVSAYAMRTLSAEITRAERLAFVGISYGALVAYDMAARLEASGKRVEAVFAASQRAPSTPLPPIDWRSLGDTELLSELAGIGGLSADLTDEEELLELFLPTIRAELHASESYRRPETHDRLRCPVFLYHGTEDAVIPASSALAWRDETDRLSWRSLRAAHFLTGPDGADLWYEALLQDLSSCRTPRPALDRTP, encoded by the coding sequence ATGTCCGGCCTGCGGACCCTGACCCTGGTGTGCTTCCCGCACGCCGGCGGTGGGCTGGGACGTTACCGGAGCTGGCGGGAAGACCTGCCGGACGATGTCGAGGTGGTCCTGCCCGACCTGCCGGGCCGGGAGGGACGCCTCTTCGACGAGCCCCTCCCGGACGTCGCCTCCGTGAGCGCGTACGCGATGCGCACGCTGTCCGCGGAGATCACGCGCGCGGAGCGACTGGCGTTCGTCGGGATCAGCTACGGGGCGCTCGTGGCGTACGACATGGCCGCGCGACTGGAGGCGTCCGGGAAGCGGGTGGAGGCCGTGTTCGCGGCGAGCCAGCGGGCGCCGTCCACCCCCCTGCCGCCGATCGACTGGCGCTCGCTGGGCGACACGGAACTGCTCTCCGAGCTTGCCGGCATCGGCGGGCTCAGCGCGGACCTGACGGACGAGGAGGAACTTCTCGAACTGTTCCTCCCCACCATCCGGGCGGAACTCCACGCGAGCGAGAGCTACCGCAGACCCGAGACCCACGACCGTCTGCGCTGCCCGGTCTTCCTCTACCACGGCACCGAGGACGCCGTGATCCCGGCGTCCTCGGCGCTCGCCTGGCGTGACGAGACCGACCGCCTCTCGTGGCGAAGCCTGCGGGCCGCGCACTTCCTGACCGGACCCGACGGCGCGGACCTGTGGTACGAGGCGCTGCTCCAGGACCTGTCGTCGTGCCGCACGCCCCGGCCCGCTCTCGACCGCACCCCGTGA
- a CDS encoding aminotransferase class V-fold PLP-dependent enzyme has translation MTLRDNLRDDFPALRRKIDGQTISYLDNAATTLKPRPVIEAITEYYETNGANIHRGKHRLSEEASDAYEASRVAIAAHLGAAANEVVLTRNTTEALNLVAHGLGLEPDAYVVGCMDAHHSQTLPWRRAGRLALTRVDACGRLDRDHFRELLRGRPKVVALTHCSNVTGVVHPVAELIAEIRSATDAVIVLDAAQSLPHERINVRDLDVDFLAFSMHKMLGPTGVGVLFGRSRLLAGLRPLSVGGGMVDWVDLDGSVDRRTPFKFEAGTPAIASAIGSGAAIRYLESLDAPALRRRERELAAALVGGALTRPGVRLIGPPDLTDRIALVSLRLEQGVPTGDVARMLSDSYGFMVRSGHMCSQPLVTDLAGGEILRVSAYLYNEVSEIEALYEALDELLTWIGPAAVVASRR, from the coding sequence ATGACCCTTCGAGACAACCTCCGGGACGACTTTCCGGCCCTGCGGCGGAAGATCGACGGTCAGACGATCTCCTACCTGGACAACGCGGCCACGACCCTGAAGCCGCGGCCCGTCATCGAGGCGATCACCGAGTACTACGAGACCAACGGCGCGAACATCCACCGCGGCAAGCACCGGCTGTCCGAGGAGGCCTCCGACGCGTACGAGGCCTCCCGGGTGGCGATCGCCGCTCACCTCGGCGCCGCGGCCAACGAGGTGGTACTGACCCGGAACACGACCGAGGCCCTGAACCTGGTCGCCCACGGACTGGGCCTGGAACCGGACGCCTACGTCGTGGGGTGCATGGACGCGCACCACTCGCAGACGCTGCCGTGGCGGCGGGCCGGCCGCCTCGCGCTGACCCGGGTCGACGCCTGCGGCAGGCTCGACCGCGACCACTTCCGCGAACTGCTGCGCGGCCGGCCGAAGGTGGTCGCGCTCACCCACTGCTCCAACGTCACCGGCGTCGTCCACCCGGTGGCGGAGCTGATCGCCGAGATCCGTTCGGCCACCGACGCGGTCATCGTCCTCGACGCCGCGCAGTCACTGCCCCACGAGCGCATCAACGTGCGCGACCTGGACGTCGACTTCCTGGCCTTCTCGATGCACAAGATGCTCGGCCCCACCGGGGTCGGCGTCCTCTTCGGTCGCAGCCGGCTCCTCGCCGGGCTGCGCCCCCTGTCCGTCGGCGGGGGCATGGTCGACTGGGTCGATCTGGACGGCAGCGTGGACCGGCGCACCCCCTTCAAGTTCGAAGCGGGCACACCCGCCATCGCCTCCGCCATCGGGTCCGGCGCGGCGATCCGCTACCTGGAGTCCCTGGACGCACCGGCGCTGCGGCGCCGCGAACGCGAACTCGCCGCGGCCCTGGTCGGCGGGGCGCTCACCCGCCCCGGCGTGCGTCTGATCGGGCCGCCGGACCTGACCGACCGGATCGCGCTCGTGAGCCTGCGCCTCGAGCAGGGCGTCCCCACCGGCGACGTCGCCCGCATGCTGAGCGACTCCTACGGCTTCATGGTGCGCAGCGGCCACATGTGCTCACAGCCGCTGGTCACCGACCTGGCCGGCGGAGAGATCCTCCGCGTCTCCGCGTACCTCTACAACGAGGTCTCCGAGATCGAGGCCCTCTACGAGGCGCTGGACGAACTGCTGACCTGGATAGGCCCGGCCGCGGTCGTCGCCTCACGCCGCTGA